One Danio rerio strain Tuebingen ecotype United States chromosome 22, GRCz12tu, whole genome shotgun sequence genomic window carries:
- the pth4 gene encoding parathyroid hormone 4 precursor, whose translation MCLWTMLKMQRSQQRVALMMLMVVAAVHCQESESRRAVTEHQLMHDRGRSIQSLKRLIWLSSAIEGLHTAQARTLEPDSRWRSRGAQLYSQPGREESSGGQKRALETLLSDLYRAHLTFGLGEPEK comes from the exons ATGTGTTTGTGGACCATGTTGAAGATGCAGAGATCTCAGCAGCGCGTCGCTCTCATGATGCTGATGGTGGTCGCCGCCGTGCACTGCCAGGAGAGCGAGAG TAGGCGTGCGGTCACAGAGCACCAGCTGATGCATGACCGCGGTCGCTCCATTCAGAGTCTGAAGCGTCTGATCTGGCTGTCCAGCGCCATTGAGGGGCTTCACACTGCGCAGGCGCGAACACTGGAGCCcgacagcaggtggcgctctcgCGGGGCGCAGCTCTACTCTCAGCCCGGCAGAGAGGAGAGCAGCGGCGGCCAGAAGAGGGCGCTGGAGACGCTGCTCAGCGACCTGTACCGGGCACACCTGACGTTCGGCCTCGGAGAACCGGAGAAATAA